A genome region from Nitrosopumilus oxyclinae includes the following:
- a CDS encoding Cdc6/Cdc18 family protein produces MTDPIDDLLDAAESGKSIIKNRDILHFTYIPTTILHRKSEQEQVTQSLLPILKQSRPSNLLVYGKPGTGKTLVVKKVLSKIQERVEKSNFPIKLIYSNSKNETTLYGLLVSLGRQLGLEQDELPSTGLAISAVFKRLLNKIDEGKLNAIIVIDEIDYLAQLVAKTGKDILYQLTRANEQLKQGSLTMVGISNDLTFKEKLDPRVISSLGEEEIVFTNYNVEQIKKILEERINESFIENSVEEPALNLCAALAGGEHGDARRAIDLLRVSGELAERQQSNKVTIEHVREASLKIEENKEEASLKSYPLHEKLVIIAIMKSNGSSTGEIYSSYKNLCKALGKDELTQRRITQMLSEIELSGIISGRLIHQGIHGRTKKYKLTISSEMIKKSFKDDLSLQDIV; encoded by the coding sequence ATGACTGATCCAATAGATGACTTACTTGATGCAGCTGAATCTGGAAAATCTATTATTAAAAATCGTGATATTCTTCATTTTACATATATCCCAACTACTATTTTACATAGAAAATCTGAACAAGAACAAGTTACTCAATCTCTATTACCAATTTTAAAACAATCAAGACCATCAAATCTTTTAGTTTATGGAAAACCTGGAACTGGTAAAACTCTAGTTGTAAAAAAAGTACTATCAAAAATCCAAGAGAGAGTTGAAAAATCAAATTTTCCAATTAAACTCATATATTCAAATTCCAAAAACGAGACAACATTATATGGATTATTAGTCAGTTTAGGCAGGCAGTTAGGCCTAGAACAGGATGAATTACCCTCTACTGGGCTTGCTATTAGTGCAGTTTTCAAAAGGCTACTAAATAAAATTGATGAGGGAAAACTTAATGCAATTATTGTAATTGATGAAATTGATTATCTTGCTCAATTAGTGGCAAAAACAGGTAAGGATATCTTATATCAACTTACAAGGGCAAATGAGCAATTAAAACAAGGGTCTCTAACTATGGTAGGAATATCAAATGATCTAACATTCAAAGAAAAACTGGATCCTAGAGTTATCAGTAGTTTGGGGGAGGAGGAGATAGTCTTTACAAATTATAACGTTGAACAAATCAAAAAAATTCTTGAAGAGAGAATCAATGAATCTTTTATCGAAAATTCCGTAGAGGAACCAGCATTAAATCTATGTGCTGCTCTTGCAGGAGGAGAGCATGGTGATGCAAGAAGGGCCATTGATCTACTTCGTGTATCTGGCGAACTTGCAGAAAGGCAACAATCCAACAAAGTTACAATCGAACATGTCAGAGAAGCCTCTCTTAAAATTGAAGAAAACAAAGAAGAAGCCTCTCTCAAATCATACCCACTTCATGAAAAATTGGTGATAATAGCCATAATGAAGTCTAATGGCTCTTCAACTGGTGAGATTTACTCTTCTTACAAAAATCTCTGTAAAGCACTAGGAAAAGACGAACTTACCCAAAGAAGAATAACACAAATGCTTAGTGAAATTGAATTGTCTGGAATTATTTCTGGAAGACTAATTCATCAAGGTATTCATGGAAGGACAAAAAAATACAAACTTACAATATCTTCTGAAATGATAAAAAAATCATTCAAAGATGATCTAAGTTTGCAAGATATTGTCTAA